TCGGCCATAACCGCCTCGACCACGGCCgggattggaaccacgaccacggttattgtggtttcctttccggccggCCAAGTATCTATCTCGGTCGTTCGAGTAATTGTCACGGTTCCTGTATCCACCACGGCCTTTGCCATGTGATCTCTTATCATTCTGGATATAATTGCACTCGTTgggatttttcttttcaacttcATTGGCCTCTGGTAATGGGGCTGTTCCAGCAGGTATAgcttcactgttcttcatcaggagctcattgtttgcctcggccagtagcaggcacgagatcagatcagtgtatgtAGCGAAGCCTTTCATTCGGTACTGCTGCTGCATGATTATGTTTGAGGAATGAAACGTAGAGAATGTTTTCTCAAGTAACTCTTCttcggttactacttcaccacaaagtctcagcatcgagaCCGTCTTAAACAAGACCGAATTGTACTCATCCACTGACTTATAATCcatgaatcttagattcttccagtcatttctagcctttgggagtaacaccgttttctggtgatcatatctatgctgtaaagcatcccaaagctctagtggattttccatcgtaatgtactgatcttttagaccttcaatgaggtgatggcgtataatacttatagccctgtaccgattcttatcggtctcattgttgcccttgatgattgtatcaccaagtccttttgaccttaagctgatctttgtatctagcaGCCAATGCAAgtagttatctccggagagattaagggctgcatagtctctCGTTGAGATTTTtgacatctgaatcacatcatcatttcaatttaggttcacaatgtgatcaCGTGGCCGCATGGTATAttaacaagctcggccacaaacttgtcttacgcatctatgaaaaaacaatcaatctaaTTGACCATGGTGCGAACAATCAAGCCGCACGGTTATGTAGTCAAGCAAAAGGATCGGACATGTAAATCTATTTGACCATGGTGCGAACAATCCTATTATATGATTCTACATGTACCAGAGAGATTaaagccacacggccatatgtatttttaatgcAATCAAATTCGAATTCGTATGTTTCTATATGCTGGTCGATTTTATTAAACAATACGAATGCAATTCAATTCAGATTCATATGTATGCAAACAATCCTAGGGTTTCCGATTTGAACACTAGTAGGATTCAATTTCAagattaaggtttcaaggcctttaggatttAAGTTCTAGATCAGATTAATTCAATCAATCTAACAATCCTAAAACCTCAGATCATCAAACAttcaatcaattaaaattcgGATTCAgtcctttagggtttagggtttcgattccaaaaattagggtttctcaAATTCAAATCAGGAACAATCAATTTAAGTTCTAAGGAATCGATTTCTATATTACTAGTTATGAGATTgttgattttaaattaataatttctagGGTTTCATCAAGAACAAAGTTTCCATTataatggattagggttttgatcaaTCTAGGTTCTCAGATCAAGTTATACCTTTGCTTTGTAGGGGTTTAGAACCGGACcacctttagagagagagagagaatcgatCGGATGCTTGCTGATTCCAATCGGGTCGCGGATGAGTGCAGGCGCGAGCTGAGGACGATCGCGGGCTGTCGGCTCGTCTCGGGTGCGAGCTGCGAGGAGATCGGGTCGTCTCGGGTGCGATCGCGTCTCGGGTTTGGTCGCGAGCTGGACAGGATCTTCTGGGCTGAGGACGTGAGCTGAGAACGTCTAGGATTCAAGAGGGATCGTCTGAGTTCTTGGATGAACTAAGAAcgtgtctagggttttaggTGTGGTCGCCGGTTTTggcttttagggtttagaggttTCGATTTTGTCTCAGGGATCTAGAGACTACcaacacgtggcggcccgcgattagtgtactttttaatttttttattttttaattcagacaaaaaaaaaaaatttaagcaaCCATGAAAGGTTGCTGGAATAATGATTCTTAAGTAAACCGAAGTTATTTACAGATCATAATCCATGTATGTTGCAGTACAAACAATTTGTAGGGGTCAGAGCTTAACACTAatgaaaaaagtattttagaaTACCTTGATTATATTAGGGGAAAAGGTTCCATATTGGAAGTTGGAATGGAtccttagtaatatataagatagatgaacCACTCTACTAATCACTAATTGATTTTAGGTTGGAAGCTCATCTAGTTTAACAGTTTAGTgtcacatatatatgtatacatatacaCATATTTAGTTGGTTCTGATATTTCTGGTACTTGCTAGTCGAACTGTGGTGGGtaaactgttggggtcaaaatcggtcacgacggaatcaatgtctgaaagtccgtaaaaatcagcatgaacgtttttacgaaaagtaatcttcgtaaagaaatctttacgaagagccttgcggtaaaatcttgttcaaatctcaatcgaaccactaaataccgattgtccgaaggcaacggacacgtatccaaatcggcctTGGACAAGCTCAAGTATGGCCATCAGACCACGCACAatccaagctcggtcgctacgtagtgaccgagctctagccaagctcggtcgctactcggtcgctacgtagcgacagagctcaagccaagctcggtcgctacgtagcgaccgaactttcccaaaacgtcgatacgacacgaatccatgcattctcgtctactctttaatgctatctcccgtaggccatggctaaaccattctttgtttctcatcactcgaagtcatcagtcaaactttatgataaaaaccgcgggaagtttgtttttatcgaagaaaccgtaataaacgtttcgagtcaaagacggcccaaagagacctaaaacgcaactcgaagcccacttacgatttcttaactgaaaatccataagccttatgacggtttatgcttggttcgtaaggcaagataaatgtcaagttttcgcggataaatgtgaagtttccgaagataatcacgaagatcgggaaaattggaatatctccatttttgagctatgacggcttaagggcagaaggggaaaggcgcaaaccgacctaggagaaagtatataaggagtcttaGGTGAGAGGCAAAGCGGGGAGGAGACACAGcaaactctcggcacttagaaactttgaggcattattcttagcatgctctgtttctatgactggcacccgattaccagatgAACgccacaagcagttcgatctcttggttcactcttgaactacgttcagCTTGATCCTcaaaaggggtacgtaggcagcctttcataaggttcagtctgaaatcaatcaaaatcgTTGtcatatctttttcgtcttctgTTATCAAGCTGCGACTaaactaggtttaaggttttaggttgctagaactaggtaattagctgacagctcttgcggccgaagcttttataatctcttgtaatgattgcaatgctcttacgcggattcgaaataagatctaccttttctataaattcgttttgttatcttttcatatttttcgcatttatttggtcacttgtcattggctctcgcagagaatccgggacctcagagaaagttagggtttcctgactttcctccgattacggaaatcgacggtgtgaatttcggtttccACAGTTTGGCGATAGAAGGAGGGGGTACaaattactctaactcatagccgcaaaccgcttgatcaaaacaatatctggaaatacgaaagacaaaatcgcagttcgcaacaacgttggtaagacaactccagccgctgctgcgcctatggccaacgcttacgcaaacgccactgttcttgagaaaatcgaaaaccttgccgcgacttttcgccttaggaagtgcaatgaaacgagctcgcgatttctctttctaaacataaagggaaatgataaatcttatcaaaccccgtaagtttggctcatttccGAGAACTTTTCAGAAAAGTAAAACTTCCTCTccccaaaaaccgcagaaaaaccctaggttaatcgcggaaaaaggaagcacagcaaatcgggtacataactcgccgctgtacttcttccgaCTATCTTGcggaaaaaccctaggttaatcgcggaaaaaggaagcacaacaaatcgggtacataactcgccgctgtacttcttccgaCTATCTTGCGGAAAACCCCTAGGTCGGTCGCAGAAAAAAGGAAGCATAGCAAATCTGGTATATAACTCGCTGTTGTACGTCTTCCGAATATCTTTCAGAAAAACCCTAGATTTATCGTATAAAAAGGAAGCGCAGAAAATCTGTTACTGCTGTacttcttccaaataacttttaGAGAAACGAAGTTAATTTCTATAGAATCACTCGAAACCTAAAATGGCTGACGAAGACTAAATAAATCAAAACGGGAGATCGTATCCCCACCGCTAAAACGTTTTCTGAAGCCTAAGGTTTCGTAAGAATTCAAGTATTACTTCCATAGTAACAAATTCCGCGAGTTGTCGATGTTTGTCACCTAAATCTTACTTCGAAAAAAAACTACTCGAAACTTCCACGGATCAATCCCACGGATATGAGAAAAACTTCTGATTAAGTTTGGTTGCAATAATTAACCTCGTCACGGTTCTCGTAcaatcaaaacttgaaaacttcTTTATGGAACAAATCTCGTAAAATTATGCTCGATAACATCTTGCGAAATAACCTTTGCAAAAATTAAGCTCGACAACCTTTTACGAAACAACTGtcgtaaaattaaaatcgataACATTGTGCGGAATaactttcataaaattaaactcgatattatttttcgaaaaaactttcgtaaaactaaagttGGCAACATTTGACAACCTTCGAAAGTCTAACAACAATCATAGAAAAACAATCTCGGATAAGGAAAGAGATGGAGCGAAATCCGAGAATCAAAATTCGTCCATCTGCCTCTTTCCACGGTCTCACCATCCTTCCTCTCGCGCCTCGATCTGTCGCCAAAATCTCATCACCTGGCAAATCTTCCTGATCATCCTTGGCACATCTTGATCATCCATGGCTATtcctaaactctaaaaaagTTTTCGACAAGATGCTCATTCATTTTCGTAAATCCAATGATACTCAGATTGAAACATGGATCACGAAAACCGCAAATATTGACAGCAGCCTAAACACAGCCAGGAAAGCAGAGAAGTCCAGGAAGAATATATATTCTGGCTATTCAAAATGGGCAGACAGACACGAAATAGTAAGggcaaatgagcaagcaaaaaggagaagaggctaacccgaatcttcgagagaactaaagtatttccgacttgaaatcaGGCTTGGAactttcgtaggaaattactaagaaatagaaACGCCTTTGAAACTGccgtagaactttagggaacttaaaacctaggtggatagtctagcgaactaagtcttaggcgatttttcctgtcccGGTATATTGTTTCATGACTGTtcagccagatcttgcaaactgatctaaactctctgaaaatcgagaaacgatcgccacgcatatccagcttgcttcctaaagagagaaaaaactagagacacgaacgtcgtcttaaaaccaattcgtttctagcgattttcttaaaaccgatatattccaagtcgtcaacttggaaacaaccaaatcacagtcccagCGTCGTCTGTAAATCGTCATggattatcgatcattccaaacctcggaagaagaaacgtacacaactcTTCAAAGTATCgattcaaccgttttctttcgtaaaaaaaggGGGAGAGGTACATATaatatactcgtatactctcaaacttcaaaaaaatttccaaatcatcaagaaaacgctttcgtcaaagcaaatcgtctcaagtaggcaaacgacaatctaaaattcgtctaaacgctagcaacatatccagacgatcatgaacataatctcaaagactatacaacatttcttgtcgcaatcatgcgtatagaaaacctgtaccaatatcaaactgaaactcgacgattagccaaagtcaTGAAGCCCTTTCTGGCTTTAATTAAAGCCATTTTCGTATAAAattttctacgagaaatcttcaagcatcaaaacatttctttcagtttctgttcaaccaagtgagtcacggaaaagcatcgagaACATTTGTGACGAAGAAAAATCGAGAATAAATGTAGCATCGAGCACATTAAAGAGAACACTTTATTCCCAATCGTTGGCTAGATCTACCTGTGGTTGGCCAATTCGTTctagaaacgaatgtgtcatgagaatcctctcaaaaatCCAATGAAAAACGTTTTGCGACTAGATCAtagtgaaataaacttcggtaacactccatgagtaactccaagcaactttcacctaagatagaaatcacagcagaaacgtttctcgtaaaacccacagaaacaatgctactttgacatgtgtatacatatcaccgatttacaatcttcgtaaaaccggtccccattacttacacgaaaatccttcgtacaatcagaccaagtcttacgaagaaacttttgAAAGTAAACATAATTGGTTTTACGAAGAAGTGTATTTTGTATAGCAAACACAAAGCTGTAAAATCTGACTTTGGATGACCAATCTAAAGAGATATCTCTTCGCATTACGATTTAATAGATCTCGTATTTTAGCCATGCGGCTCACTGGCTTCTTCATTTCGTtcccctcggtcacatccgagcaGGCAATCGTCCCGCAACTGACTCCACACGGGTTTTGTATCAAACCTCTTAGGCTACATCTTCCTCAGACAAAAACGAATCAATTTTTATAAGACTATAggtaacattatacgaaacattcatcgtataactgaaacctaaagcATAGAATCGTTTTCTATGACTATCAGCCATCTTAACATGGATAATTCtggcaaacttggcctatcaatctcgacaagcaCTCTTTGTCCCTCagtcaattacgccttccagtaAAGGTCCAAACCAGAATTTGCCATCCCCTCTAAGGAAAATCGTAAACTAACACGGCTTTGGTGTTAACACAAAAGTGTCATGGTTTAATCCTTTACCaacaacatccttggctataaagcttagcacagccttcatgcaaagccaaaacaattgagcgaccaccgctccaataacttgacggctaaaTGATAATCCGCAATTTGTCTTGAAACGAcaagtaacgattacacaaacaattattGTATGACCCAGaaacgggaatcatacggtgaattcgtcataacaaaactcagtcctaacaaccaaacagttaacagAAACGTTGAACTTGtcaaaaattgaccaagttccatatactacgattcactttaagcccgctgtgtttTATTCGTAAAATGcagcatgtaaggaaaaattcgtaacaaagcttctagagctatacgaaacatcctcaaaaatgcacgaaatagatctcggaaggccaacacttcacaaagcactatgaaggaaaacgcttctttccatggacaaatttacgcgacccctcaGCCttattcctcgatcgcaaatcaaattattagcatccaaataggaacaacaattttggctgcgaacatccgtagacagaccagaatgtttctcaaacgcagggctaagactaaacccatgcaatatcgcgaaacatcttcaagcccgcgaacatttcaagcacgaaacacggcatacgaaagaaaaaatcaatcttcagcattgcgagacgtcgcatacgcctgaagaaccattttttgacaaaattgcCTTCCTCGATAAAGGCACCAtcttggaagaccaaacagtcaCCCATACTAACATTTTCTCAAACacgtattcttcgcgaagactcaaaaacggtaatatctaccgataagtttgttgctgatcacaacaaactcttaacgtcctaaacagacttagctaTCTCGTAGAGATGGCTCTCgtacacccgacacaagggtaatagcgctatataaaaaaatctgaaattttggtcagcactttcgggagacttaaaaattgtcctcgaagagatgctcgattcctaccatacaagtcacgtaagccgagaacatatcgcggactttaaaacGGGATGGAATCAAGTCAAAAACGATACAGGAAACGTAAGTCGAagtagtatcaaacaccctaggtcttgccctaaacccatcacactggtctctaacatctctaggcatagtatcaaacaccctgatacgagatccgaAATTTTTTCTCTTTGCCAATAACCGAGCgccttcagaaatcccgcaagtttacacactgcggaaaactctcgaaacagatcacagaTATAGTAGTTCatacagagttagattacgagatgacaactcgtagtcttccctctacacccatataaaatgccatcggcagcaacacgcctgataacctctacatataaactagaccgtaaaggtctcgtgGAAAattagtcataagaaccttaactccaagacgaactacgaaaggcttgatcccttcaacaagggtacgtaggcagccgtcataaggcacagccccaatcttatcgcgttccacttttagaagagcggaaaaaccacttaccacagaccttttcaaccattaattccgcctaactcacccaACTTGCCTAACATGCCAAGCCACttgctagaacctcacgctagaagctcatggttctaacgagctggggggctaactgttggggtcaaaatcggtcacgacggaatcaatgtctggaagtccgtaaaaatcagcatgaacgtttttacgaaaagtaatcttcgttaagaaatctttacgaagagccttgcggtaaaatcttgttcaaatctcaatcgaaccactaccgattgtccgaaggcaacagaCACGTATCCAAATCGGTCACGTAAAAGCTCAAGTATGGCCATCGGACCacgcacaagccaagctcggtcgctacgtagcgaccgaactttcccaaaacgtcgatacgacatgaatccatgcattctcgtctactcttcaATGCTATTTCCCGTAGGCCACGGctaaaccattctttgtttctcatcactcgaagtcatcagtcaaactttatgataaaaaccgcgggaagtttgtttttatcgaagaaaccataataaacgtttcgagtcaaagacggcccaaagagacctaaaacgcaactcgaagcccacttacgatttcttaactaaaaatccataagccttatgacggtttatacttggttcgtaaggcaagataaatgtcaagtttccgcgggtAAATgcgaagtttccgaagataatcatgaagatcgagaaaattggaatatctccatttttgagctatgacggcttaagggcagaaggggaaaggcgcaaaccgacctaggagcaagtatataaggagtcctaggtgagaggcaAAGCGGGGAGGAGACACAAcaaactctcggcacttagaaactttgagACATTATTCTTAACATGCTCtatttctatgactggcacccgattaccagacgaacgccACAAGCAGTTTGATCCCTTGggtcactcttg
The window above is part of the Brassica napus cultivar Da-Ae chromosome C8, Da-Ae, whole genome shotgun sequence genome. Proteins encoded here:
- the LOC106432632 gene encoding U3 small nucleolar RNA-associated protein 25-like, whose protein sequence is MKNSEAIPAGTAPLPEANEVEKKNPNECNYIQNDKRSHGKGRGGYRNRDNYSNDRDRYLAGRKGNHNNRGRGSNPGRGRGGYGRGRGESIKDKNPEAHMVHDSGYEADRESNVANDDLMDFETSDCLKD